A window of the Arachis duranensis cultivar V14167 chromosome 5, aradu.V14167.gnm2.J7QH, whole genome shotgun sequence genome harbors these coding sequences:
- the LOC127739663 gene encoding protein DETOXIFICATION 34-like, with amino-acid sequence MEETPLLVMEESTSEADYMAVKSFKDVKFVLRIETVKLWKIAAPMALSSLFNFLTISSLNIYAGHLGDIVLSSISLYFGVISAIYFTLLVGMSSALATLCGQAYGAGQIQSTGIYVQRSWIVLVMTCIILLPTHIYATEILKFLGQDKEIANLAGKYAMQAIPTMFSYAIVFPIQRFLQAQSKVNVIMFMSLVSLILQNLLLYIFIYAMELGTTGLAMANNITCWFSLLLCMLLVGARKVGVVFLGWLSKICGHLLG; translated from the exons ATGGAGGAGACAccattattggttatggaagaATCTACCTCAGAGGCTGATTACATGGCAGTGAAGAGCTTCAAGGATGTCAAATTTGTGTTGCGCATAGAGACAGTGAAGTTATGGAAGATTGCAGCACCAATGGCACTCTCATCACTCTTTAATTTTCTCACAATTTCATCACTCAACATATATGCTGGCCATCTTGGAGACATTGTTCTCTCTTCAATATCTCTTTACTTTGGTGTAATCAGTGCCATCTATTTTACTTTGCTG GTTGGTATGTCATCTGCATTAGCAACACTATGTGGACAAGCTTATGGAGCAGGGCAAATTCAATCCACTGGAATTTATGTCCAAAGATCATGGATTGTGTTAGTTATGACCTGCATAATCCTCTTACCAACTCACATATATGCAACAGAAATCTTAAAGTTTCTTGGCCAAGACAAAGAAATAGCAAATCTTGCAGGCAAGTATGCAATGCAAGCAATTCCCACCATGTTCTCCTATGCTATTGTTTTTCCAATTCAAAGATTTCTTCAAGCACAGAGCAAGGTCAATGTGATCATGTTCATGTCACTTGTGTCACTAATACTACAAAATCTGTTGCTTTATATATTCATCTATGCAATGGAATTGGGTACAACAGGGTTAGCTATGGCCAATAACATCACATGTTGGTTCAGTCTCTTGTTGTGTATGTTGCTGGTTGGTGCAAGGAAGGTTGGAGTGGTTTTTCTTGGTTGGCTTTCAAAGATTTGTGGCCATTTACTTGGCTAA
- the LOC107491121 gene encoding protein DETOXIFICATION 35-like, whose protein sequence is MSHPRAAKYSFYVTMSQSLFIGILFLIFVLLSKEHLALIFTNSEDMIRAVCDLAYLLAVAILLSSLSQVISGVAIGSGWQVMVGYINLACHYIVGLSLGYFLGFNKHLGVKGLWGGTMCGSIIQIFVLIVIIWKTNWTKQVEQTANRMRIWGSKNFQKDMI, encoded by the exons ATGTCGCATCCAAGAGCAGCCAAATACTCATTCTATGTGACAATGTCTCAGTCTCTCTTCATTGGAATTTTattcttgatttttgttttgcTGAGCAAAGAGCATCTAGCTCTCATCTTTACCAACAGCGAGGATATGATTAGAGCTGTGTGCGATTTAGCATACCTGCTTGCTGTAGCCATTCTTCTTAGTAGTCTCTCACAAGTTATATCAG gtGTGGCAATTGGGAGTGGATGGCAAGTTATGGTTGGATACATAAACTTGGCATGTCATTACATTGTTGGACTCTCTCTTGGCTATTTTCTGGGTTTCAATAAACATTTGGGGGTTAAG GGTCTGTGGGGAGGCACAATGTGTGGCAGTATCATCCAGATTTTTGTGCTTATAGTCATTATTTGGAAGACCAACTGGACCAAGCAG GTGGAGCAAACAGCTAATCGCATGCGAATATGGGGCTCCAAGAATTTCCAGAAGGACATGATCTAA
- the LOC107491122 gene encoding protein DETOXIFICATION 35, with product MEAPLLVDVRKESCTDHHHDEENDYLGVKSLKDAKFVLWNETVKLWKIALPVALSSLFQFLINSSVNIYAGHIGDIILSSISVYTGVISSIYLCLLYGMSSAVATLCGQAYGAGQIQSTGIFVQRSWIALSVTSIFLLPTHIYATPILEFLGQEKGIAKIAGNYALQVIPNMFSYAISLPIQRFLQAQCKVNAIMFISFVSLVIQNLLLYIFINAMDLGTTGLALATNVTGWVFALALTIYASCWCKEGWNGLSWMAFSDLWAFIRLSLSFSVMTCLDQWHGNFVVLLVGQLQNPVIALGSYSICMNILGIYAMLLFGMSIATSVRVSNTLGMSHPRAARYSFFVAMFESLFMGILFMIVIFFSKQQIATIFTNSDDMIKAVGDLANVLALALIISSASLVITGVATGCGWQVMVGYINLACYYILGLSLGYFLGFIQHLGVKGLWGGTLSGSIIQILVITVIIWRTNWTKQVEQTANRMQKWSPKGIRKEMI from the exons ATGGAGGCACCACTACTAGTTGATGTGAGGAAAGAATCATGTACTGATCATCATCATGATGAAGAGAATGATTACTTGGGAGTGAAGAGCTTGAAGGATGCAAAGTTTGTGTTGTGGAATGAGACAGTGAAGTTATGGAAGATAGCATTGCCAGTGGCACTTTCCTCACTCTTTCAGTTTCTCATAAATTCCTCAGTTAACATATATGCTGGCCATATTGGAGACATAATTCTCTCTTCTATTTCTGTTTACACTGGTGTCATCAGTTCTATCTATCTTTGTTTGCTG TATGGCATGTCATCAGCAGTGGCAACACTTTGTGGACAAGCATATGGAGCAGGACAAATTCAATCCACTGGAATTTTTGTTCAAAGATCATGGATTGCATTATCTGTGACATCCATATTTTTGTTACCTACACACATATATGCAACACCAATCTTAGAGTTTCTTGGCCAAGAAAAAGGCATAGCCAAAATTGCTGGCAATTATGCCTTACAAGTAATTCCAAACATGTTTTCCTATGCAATTAGTCTTCCAATCCAAAGATTCCTTCAAGCACAATGCAAAGTCAATGCAATCATGTTCATATCATTTGTGTCCCTAGTGATACAAAATTTGTTGCTTTATATATTCATAAATGCAATGGATTTGGGTACAACAGGTTTAGCTTTGGCCACTAATGTAACAGGTTGGGTTTTTGCTTTGGCTCTTACAATCTATGCTTCTTGTTGGTGCAAAGAAGGGTGGAATGGTTTGTCTTGGATGGCTTTTTCTGATTTATGGGCATTTATTAGGTTAAGTCTTTCATTTTCTGTGATGACTTGCTTAGACCAATGGCATGGTAATTTTGTTGTGCTACTTGTTGGTCAACTTCAAAATCCTGTGATTGCTCTTGGTTCCTATTCTATTTG CATGAATATTCTGGGTATCTACGCCATGCTTCTCTTTGGAATGAGTATCGCCACCAG TGTTCGTGTGTCTAACACACTTGGCATGTCACATCCAAGAGCAGCAAGATATTCATTCTTTGTGGCAATGTTTGAGTCCCTTTTCATGGGGATTTTATTCATGATCGTAATCTTCTTTAGCAAACAACAAATTGCCACCATCTTTACCAACAGTGACGATATGATCAAAGCTGTGGGTGATTTAGCTAATGTTCTTGCTCTAGCCTTGATTATTAGTAGTGCTTCGCTAGTGATAACAG GTGTGGCTACGGGATGTGGATGGCAAGTAATGGTTGGATACATAAACTTGGCATGTTATTACATTTTGGGACTCTCGCTTGGCTATTTCCTTGGTTTCATTCAACATTTAGGTGTCAAG GGGCTATGGGGTGGGACACTGTCCGGAAGTATTATTCAGATTTTGGTCATCACAGTTATTATTTGGAGAACCAACTGGACCAAGCAG GTGGAGCAAACAGCTAATCGCATGCAAAAGTGGAGCCCCAAGGGCATCCGAAAAGAgatgatataa
- the LOC107491124 gene encoding rRNA 2'-O-methyltransferase fibrillarin 2, whose product MVPPRGRGGAGGGFRGGRGDRGRGRGGGGGRGTPFKARGGGGRGGGGRGGGRGGRGGMKGGSKVVVEPHRHEGIFIAKGKEDALVTKNLVPGEAVYNEKRITVQKEDGTKDEYRVWNPFRSKLAAAILGGVDNIWIKPGARVLYLGAASGTTVSHVSDVVGPNGVVYAVEFSHRSGRDLVNMAKKRTNVIPIIEDARHPAKYRMLIGMVDVIFSDVAQPDQARILALNASYYLKAGGHLVISIKANCIDSTVPAESVFASEVNKLKAEQFKPFEQVTLEPFERDHACVVGGYRMPKKKKDAE is encoded by the exons ATGGTTCCTCCCCGAG GTCGTGGTGGTGCTGGTGGAGGGTTCAGGGGTGGCAGAGGTGACAGAGGCAGAGGgagaggtggtggtggtggaagagGTACGCCATTCAAAGCTCGAGGTGGCGGCGGCAGAGGTGGTGGTGGTCGTGGAGGAGGTAGGGGTGGCCgtggaggaatgaagggagGCAGCAAGGTTGTGGTTGAGCCTCACAGACATGAAGGTATTTTCATTGCAAAGGGTAAAGAAGATGCTCTTGTTACTAAGAATTTGGTTCCTGGTGAAGCTGTTTATAATGAGAAAAGGATCACTGTGCAG AAGGAGGATGGCACAAAAGATGAGTACAGGGTTTGGAACCCTTTCCGTTCCAAGTTGGCTGCTGCCATTCTCGGTGGGGTTGACAACATATGGATT AAACCTGGCGCTCGAGTCCTGTACCTAGGAGCTGCTTCTGGAACAACTGTTTCACATGTGTCGGATGTTGTTGGTCCG AATGGAGTTGTCTATGCCGTGGAGTTCTCTCATCGTAGCGGGCGTGACTTGGTCAACATGGCGAAGAAACGCACCAATGTTATACCCATTATTGAAGATGCTAGACATCCAGCTAAGTACAGGATGTTGATTGGCATGGTAGATGTGATATTTTCTGATGTTGCGCAACCTGATCAG GCAAGGATTTTAGCATTGAATGCCTCATATTATCTCAAAGCAGGGGGTCATTTAGTTATTTCAATCAAG GCCAACTGCATAGATTCCACAGTACCAGCGGAGTCTGTGTTTGCAAGTGAAGTCAATAAGCTGAAGGCAGAGCAATTTAAGCCTTTTGAGCAAGTCACCCTTGAACCATTCGAACGGGACCATGCCTGTGTCGTTGGTGGATACAGAATGCCTAAGAAGAAAAAAGATGCCGAGTAA